ggtcatttcctcATTGATGCAGCTGATAAGGTTGTTGCAAAGCATTTAATGCAGATGAGGAAAGTATACCCTTTCAAGAAGCTTCCTTCCACCGTTTTGACCCCTTCCCTAGGTTCTATCCCTTCCAATCGGGTTTTCACAAAAGGCTACCTCACCTCTCTAGCTCTTCTCGAGTCAATGAAGTCCTCGAGTCGAATACACCCTGATAGGTGGGATTATGTGTGATACTTCGCATTCAATCCTCCTTGGTCTTTGGACAGCCcacaatatcaattcacaattattGTACGTGAAATTTtactaaatacaaaaaaaaaaaaaaaaaaaaaaattggtctaatagtattttctaaattaaatggGAATATGTGCATAAGATCGTTCAGCtcaattacaaattttattttgtgagtTTTCGAGATTCTAGGTGTCTTTCCATATGAGAAAGATATGGTAGCGTGATAAGGTCTTTGTGCATTATGTGCAAGATATTTCCATACATAAGTATTTGTGAGGACCAAGCAAGGCCACGTAGGACCTGTCAACTTCTTCACCACGTTGGCCTTATGGTTACCAGTCGCTTCAGGTTTTCTCGTCGGTTTGTGGGGGAATGTATCCGTCGACTCTTGTGGTGGTGCCACCCATTGAAAGTGTCGTCGGTTTATTAAGGGAACGTTACTTCTATCAGTCTTTCTGGAGCCTCCGTCATTTTTTGTGTGAAGTTGACAGTCTCATAGAGGTCGTCTATTCTCTTAGCCTTCTGCTTATAAGTCAATTTACCTTTGTTGAAAATACCCCTATCATTTGAGAACTACTATCTAGAGGCTAGATTAAGGCCATAGAGGGATTTATTCTATTTTTGGTGTGGATCTAACATTGGAATGAGCGGTTTTggtaaaatggtaaaagattattaactttttatgtAAGGGTTGTGATTAGTCTTATTCATACTTCAAATGACCCAAACCAACCAATTGGCTTAGGaaaaaaactttatcaaaaTAACATAAGATTTGAGGGAGGGAGTATCAAGCAGCATGAAGAACTGTTGTTGAAAGCAACCCATGAATCACAATTCACTGAAGTTTTCTAGTTTGAGTATTTGTATTAGTTTATGCaaaaattcatgtttattttaatataataaccgactttttctattttacatacttatttttcaaaatactccACATCATATTATCTATTATacattacatttcattaaaaaatcaattttttttgattgtTTATCTTTTTTCATACAAAACAACTACCATTCACTCTATTCTATTATACATGGACCAATAaaggttattttaaaataaaattgtgtaaatttcacaCCTTTTATCTATCATATAAGAATTGATGTGAATGTCTTgcttgttttttcattttattttttggataatatGCTCTACTTGTATTCATTGTAAAACAAGTTggacttttaaaatttttaagtaaaaacaagGTTCAggtgtaaaataaaataaatttatttattaaaaggtCAAAAAAAGGTCAATTCGGTAATAACACTATACAATTTTTAACCATTTATTGGAAAGTAAAAATAAACGGATTGGATTAGTTCACCTCAATCATAAACCGACATGGAAACCGACACGTATATGGCCgtctataaatataaaaagcaaATCCATAGATTTAAAACTAGGAAgcgcgtgcgatgagacttttcttttttagtggtcatattttgtaaaaaaaaaactgtatttaattattatatatatatgatttttattttaaaaatctaatttataagtgaataaatcaatttaaaatttaataggagagtggttctattttttaggcaatattttagtaagagttggagttgcatttttaccggattgtcctttagttttgtctccacttaaacataagacagtaggggcatttttgaactaaaaaaatgagtttttaccggattatcttttagttttgtctctaaaaCGTAGAATTATAGggacatttttgaactaaaaaaaataaaaatccaaacaggagaagccTTAAATAATAGCATAGATAATACTTAAATTACCTTTCCGGTTAATAGTATTAAACTTCTGTTGTTTACGTTTATTTAGGTGGCTCTTCCTTTTCCCCAACCCAACAAAGAGATATCTGCTTCTGTTTCCGCTGTTACCATGACGGTGGAGTcaatcaaaatcacaaacacagacACAGACCCAGACCTTTCTCTGGTTTTGtcttgtaaaaaaagaaaagaagatgatGTTGAAGAGGATCCGAAGGAATATCCGATCTTGTCTCCATATcgcaaaagaagaagattagaagaagaagaagaagagccaGATCCGGATGATTCGACCCAGTTTCCTGAATTTATGAAGATCGAAGAACTGCCAGATGCTATACTGTTCGAGATCCTTTATCGACTCCCTTGCCGATGGGCTCTCCAATGTAAGTCTGTGTCGAAGCGCTGGTGTTCTGTGATTTCTCATCCTTTGTTTGTTCGCAACGCCATGCTCCACCGACACCCATTCAGTAAGTCAAACACAGACCCCTTTACTCTTGTGTTATACCATGACAAAAAGATCCTCGCTCTTCCATTCGATGAGGACTGTTGCGGTGAAGGTGGCGGTGTTGACAGTGACGGTGACGGACTCGATTTTCTCAGCTTTCTTCCCTGTATCGAATTTGCAAGAAAAAATTTTCCCTTTTGCGTCGAAGCATCGTTCAACGATTTATTACTGATACGCAGCGAAGTTCTGCCGATTGTTAATTCAGGCTTTACTGAGTATTGCATCTGTAATCCTATTACCAAACAGTGGATCATCCTCCCTCGCCTTCCATACCAGGGATATCGCGGAATTGTTTTGGTGGGCTTTATATGCATTCCAGATAGCTGTGATAAAGAGCAGGGATGTATTACCAATGCCCATTACCGTTATAGAGTGGTGCGCATTTATTCTCCCACTCAATCCAACGCTACTCAGATACGTATGCAGATCTTTTCTTCCGACACCGGTGAATGGTGCGACTCTCTTGTTTCGTCACCGCCCGGATTGAATTCCTTTGTTGGAAGGCCTGCGCATGCTGGTGTTGTTGCCTGCAATAGGATGCTGCATTGGGTGGATGAAAATGATAGAATGATCAGAGGCTTTGTTGTGTTCGATCCATTCAACAATGCACAAGGATGTCGCTATATTGATCCACCCATTGACCTTTCCCTTAGAGAATCGGTCTCCTTTGGAGTGTTCCAAGGGCGTCTCCGGATTTTCCAAAATTCTTCTTTGCAATACCCTCGCAGTTTTTCTGTTTGGGAACTCGAGGATTACAATAATGCTGGTACATGGTGTctgaaatacaaaatttacttCAAGGACATGGTTTCAGAATATTCGGATCTCCTCAAGATGGCAAAGGGAAAGGTCTCAACTGGGTCATTGTTAGCTTTCCATCCAAATGTTGGCgaatttgtttttttacaatttcGCAAATGCATTGTTTTGTGTAACATGCGGACGAGGGTATTGACAATGGTCGGCCGACTGGAAAAACTTTTACCAGTCAACGGCATCTCCTTTGATAGCATACGTGCAAAATATGTGTTCTTAGTTGGGCAACCATCGTGGCCAACACCAGTACCTCTCCCATTGAAGTTTGAATGCCCTCCCCCATTTTTATTGAGCGAGTTTGTTTCTAAACGTCAAATGCTCAAGAAGCAACAGCAAGAAGTTGAGAAGTTGAGGGCAACTCCAACACCAATTCCTCTCCCAGTTTGAATGCCCTTGGTTCTGAACTACAAAACTCAAGAAGTTagaattatgtttttattttgtcttttaatcTTTCCTCTCCAACTTTTATGATGCTTTTAGAACTCATTTGGATTGGAaattatatctttattataaatccCTAAGTAAGAGCATTTTGCTTGTCTCCATCTCTTTTCCTCCATTTCCCCCATCCCTTGCAGACTGTTTTCTGTTTTGAGATGGCAAAGAAGCAGTTATCATGAAGTTGAAGGCAGTCATATCTCTAACAGTGAAGTTTAGATGCTCAAATCATTGTTGGGACAGATTGTGGGATGTAGTGCATTGCTTTTTAGTATGCAACcaaaatttgtactttttcaTGGCAGGCCAGCGATTCAAGTGTTTTTCTTGTTCTCTCGTTCTTTCTAAATTATTGTTGACACttaaatataatgaaattatgTTTTGGAATAATTAATTACCAATATGAATTTTGTGGCTGTACCTTATATATCTGTCTTTCTAAATTATAGTTGTTACTTTAATATAGTGAAATAATGTTTTGGAATAATTAATTACCAATATGAATTTTGTAGCTGTACCTTATATTTCTGTGAATGAAGGTTTAAAAGTTAAGTTGTAGCAATTGAGTGTACCTTATATTTCTGTGAATGAAGGTTTAAAAGTTGTGATAGGATTGTCCTTCCAAATGTCTACTAGACAAGAGTTccggagtttttttttttattgatttgtgaAGCAGGATTTTACCCTAATTTTGTCTTGTAATtaagttttggtttttgtatgtatttttctttgattgtgAATGCACAATTTTAACTTATTAAAGCAATGAAATACCTCCAATTTTCTGAACAAATGATGCACTacagatttttattttcttatgctTTGCAATGGGTTaaatttcattggttttcaACTAGTTTCTGCTATTCAGAAGTAGAATTCGCTTATATTTTTGGAACTTGAGGATTACGGTAGTGCAGGTGCATGGTTCATGATACAAAAAGTTTACTTCATGGACATCGTTTTAGAATATTCTAGGTTTGTTGAATAGTGAAGGAACCCCAGCTGCTGCAGATTTGCCAGCCTTCCACCTAAATGATGGCAAAGTTGTCTTCTTATAATTCATCAATTCCATTGTCTTGTGCAAAATGTGGAAGAGAGTATTGAAAATGGCCTGCCAACTATGAAATTTGGGGAAAACCTTAGCTGGTAACTCCTGTTACTTTGTGTCTGTACCTGCAAAATTGATATTTCTACTTGTGTACATCCTGGCTAACAACATTTCTTCCACTCCCATTGAAATTTTAATACTCTCCTGATTGTTAGCCACTGAGGTTCTAAACTACACAAGTACCTGCTTTCATAAACAACTTTTAACCTTTTAACACAAATTTCTATTTTCTCATGCATTTTGAATTACATGAATCATATTTTTGAGTCCATTGATTAAAATAGATGGATATATATACACGCAAGGCTAACTTTCTAATCTTTGAGGATCCATAGCCCCAAAATTTGGGACTACGCTTCGTCGTcgtcgttgttgttgttgttgttgttgttgtgtgtatatatattatgtatatCTTATGGGTTTCATGACAGTTTGTGTAGGTCTGGGTAGTTAGAATTGATTGAGACCGAAAACTAAATTGATGATTGCTCCATTGAGCAAATGTAACTATCAGTTTTAGTATGCTCTGCGTTTTCCCTTTTTTAGAGCCTATCAGTTTCGATTGCTATCTTTGTTAATGTAATAGAGAGAAGCTGGACGAGGGATGTTACGTGCTTTTGAGCCTGACATGCCTACATATTATGCTAGTATGTGAAAGCACTTTATACCTTACTTATACATGACTATATTCATGTCAGCATTTGGTAATTGGGTATTTGTGTATCATAAAAATGGATGTGCATAATCTTGCGCTGTTGGTAACACCAGCAATCTCATCTTCTCACcattaaaagttttatttcatCTGCAGGTTTAGATACCATAGGTTGTTCTACCAGCTGCCATTCgataatcaaattaattaaatttctaACTCTGATAcctattttggttttctttcaatttgttgtttggtttagttttcAAGGCATCTTTTctgtgtttagttttttttttttttttgatacgctgtattttgtaatttatttatactAAAAGGCCTTTCAtttggaaaagaatggaaaatggaagTTTACATCTGATTATATCATCTTAAAACTTCTTTAATCGTagtaatatgattttttattagttagttAACCATGCACTGAACGGGTCTTATAATTCATGACAGTGAAATCTTGCCTAACCACGAGAGGCATTA
This genomic stretch from Castanea sativa cultivar Marrone di Chiusa Pesio chromosome 9, ASM4071231v1 harbors:
- the LOC142611052 gene encoding F-box protein At5g07610-like; its protein translation is MTVESIKITNTDTDPDLSLVLSCKKRKEDDVEEDPKEYPILSPYRKRRRLEEEEEEPDPDDSTQFPEFMKIEELPDAILFEILYRLPCRWALQCKSVSKRWCSVISHPLFVRNAMLHRHPFSKSNTDPFTLVLYHDKKILALPFDEDCCGEGGGVDSDGDGLDFLSFLPCIEFARKNFPFCVEASFNDLLLIRSEVLPIVNSGFTEYCICNPITKQWIILPRLPYQGYRGIVLVGFICIPDSCDKEQGCITNAHYRYRVVRIYSPTQSNATQIRMQIFSSDTGEWCDSLVSSPPGLNSFVGRPAHAGVVACNRMLHWVDENDRMIRGFVVFDPFNNAQGCRYIDPPIDLSLRESVSFGVFQGRLRIFQNSSLQYPRSFSVWELEDYNNAGTWCLKYKIYFKDMVSEYSDLLKMAKGKVSTGSLLAFHPNVGEFVFLQFRKCIVLCNMRTRVLTMVGRLEKLLPVNGISFDSIRAKYVFLVGQPSWPTPVPLPLKFECPPPFLLSEFVSKRQMLKKQQQEVEKLRATPTPIPLPV